Proteins encoded within one genomic window of Zootoca vivipara chromosome 12, rZooViv1.1, whole genome shotgun sequence:
- the NEUROD6 gene encoding neurogenic differentiation factor 6 yields MLTLPFDESVVVPESQMCRKFSREGEEPKQIKKPESFAKQITHQGKSIKRSTAEDTEKEEVEDDREEEDENGLPRRRGLRKKKTTKMRIERVKFRRQEANARERNRMHGLNDALDSLRKVVPCYSKTQKLSKIETLRLAKNYIWALSEILRIGKRPDLLTFVQNLCKGLSQPTTNLVAGCLQLNARSFLMGQSGEVAHHARSPYSTFYPPYHSPELSTAPGHGTLDNSKTMKPYNYCSAYESFYESTSPECSSPQFEGPLSPPPINYNGIFSLKQEAALDYDKNYNYGMHYCGVPPRGPLGQSSVFRLPAESHFPYDLHLRSQSLSMQEELNAVFHN; encoded by the coding sequence ATGTTAACGCTACCATTTGATGAGTCTGTTGTAGTGCCAGAGTCCCAGATGTGCAGAAAGTTTTCCAGAGAAGGTGAGGAGCCGAAGCAAATCAAGAAACCGGAAAGCTTTGCAAAGCAGATTACGCACCAAGGGAAAAGCATCAAAAGGTCGACGGCGGAAGATACAGAGAAAGAGGAGGTGGAAGATGACCGAGAGGAGGAAGACGAAAACGGCTTGCCCAGGAGGAGGGGCCTTCGGAAAAAAAAGACGACCAAGATGAGAATCGAGAGGGTCAAATTCAGGCGACAGGAAGCCAACGCGAGAGAAAGGAACAGAATGCACGGCCTCAACGATGCGTTGGACAGCTTAAGGAAAGTGGTCCCTTGTTACTCCAAAACGCAAAAACTGTCTAAAATAGAAACTTTGAGGCTGGCTAAAAATTACATATGGGCTCTTTCCGAAATCTTACGGATTGGCAAGAGACCTGACCTGCTGACGTTTGTCCAGAACTTGTGCAAAGGTCTCTCACAGCCCACGACAAACTTGGTCGCAGGATGCCTACAGCTCAACGCGAGAAGTTTCTTGATGGGTCAGAGCGGGGAGGTGGCCCACCATGCCCGATCTCCCTACTCCACTTTCTACCCCCCCTACCACAGCCCAGAGCTGAGCACAGCCCCAGGTCATGGGACCCTCGACAATTCCAAGACCATGAAACCCTACAATTATTGCAGTGCTTACGAGTCCTTCTATGAGAGCACTTCTCCCGAGTGCTCCAGCCCCCAGTTCGAAGGTCCCTTAAGTCCTCCCCCAATTAACTATAATGGGATATTTTCCCTCAAGCAAGAAGCAGCTTTGGACTATGACAAAAACTACAATTACGGCATGCATTATTGTGGCGTGCCACCCAGGGGTCCCCTTGGGCAGAGTTCTGTGTTCAGGTTGCCTGCAGAGAGCCACTTCCCTTACGACCTACATCTGCGCAGCCAGTCTCTCTCCATGCAAGAGGAATTAAATGCAGTTTTTCATAATTAA